In Platichthys flesus chromosome 20, fPlaFle2.1, whole genome shotgun sequence, a single genomic region encodes these proteins:
- the chst15 gene encoding carbohydrate sulfotransferase 15 has product MTHVDYKYSLLGSAVDDYRKRPLLLQVDDTPVNLFAILEVKRELPRRWSTLGCLSRIRLYSFVFGLAVTFLIMASYILTGDKKGLLLTPSPFHFSSLVSPGPFAFNASSVKDDAHIKLVVKSITSKVKFHSSRKIPEFKVLVNSEPHMFSVIPRQFQPGVKNPCWYEEYTGNITSDPYRKNMYARYSRRFRTEFQFLRNTFREHLIHHDGKLYRMRCLPYFYIIGQPKCGTTDLYDRLKLRPDVRFTTFKEPHWWTRKRFGISRISKGFQDGYPVEDYLDLFDQSAYQIQGNLTAKGSGSPSHPNMIIGEASASTMWDNNAWVYFYDNTTEGEPPFLVQDFIHALQPDGRFIVMLRDPVERLYSDYLYFGITNKSAEDFHEKVSESLQLFEGCLTEYTMRSCVYNITLNNAMPVRLRIGLYILYLLDWLTVFSREQILVLRLEDHASNRKYTMHKVFDFLNLGPLTKEIESEITRNPASNTRKPADKNLGPMLPITKEILRDFYTPFNEELAKVLRNDSFLWDNNSTL; this is encoded by the exons ATGACGCACGTGGACTACAAGTACAGCCTGCTGGGCTCGGCGGTGGACGACTACCGCAAGAGGCCGCTGCTCCTGCAGGTGGACGACACGCCCGTGAACCTGTTTGCGATCTTGGAGGTGAAACGGGAGCTGCCGAGGCGGTGGAGCACGCTGGGCTGCCTCAGCCGCATCCGCCTCTACAGCTTCGTGTTCGGCCTGGCCGTCACGTTCCTCATCATGGCCTCGTACATCCTGACGGGGGACAAGAAgggcctcctcctcaccccgTCCCCTTTCCACTTCAGCAGCCTGGTCAGCCCGGGACCCTTTGCGTTCAATGCCTCCTCGGTCAAGGACGATGCACATATCAAACTAGTGGTCAAGTCTATCACATCCAAGGTGAAGTTTCACAGCAGTCGAAAGATCCCGGAGTTCAAAGTGCTGGTTAACAGTGAGCCACAT ATGTTTTCTGTTATCCCCCGCCAATTCCAGCCCGGTGTCAAGAACCCCTGCTGGTATGAGGAGTACACCGGGAATATTACTTCAGACCCGTACAGGAAAAATATGTACGCGCGCTACTCAAGGCGCTTCCGGACTGAATTCCAGTTCTTGAGGAACACTTTCCGAGAGCACTTGATTCACCATGACGGGAAACTCTACCGCATGCGGTGCCTTCCTTATTTCTATATCATAGGCCAACCAAAATGTGGCACGACGGACCTGTACGACAGACTGAAGCTGCGGCCGGACGTTCGGTTCACCACCTTCAAAGAGCCGCACTGGTGGACCCGCAAGAGGTTTG gTATCAGTCGTATCAGCAAGGGCTTCCAGGATGGATACCCAGTGGAAGACTACCTGGACTTGTTCGATCAGTCTGCTTATCAAATCCAGGGCAACCTCACAGCAAAAGGCAGTGGAAGCCCCAGCCACCCTAACATGATCATAG GAGAAGCCAGTGCATCCACCATGTGGGACAACAACGCCTGGGTGTATTTCTATGACAACACCACAGAGGGAGAGCCTCCTTTCCTCGTCCAGGACTTTATTCACGCCCTGCAGCCCGATGGCCGCTTCATCGTTATGCTCAGGGACCCGGTGGAAAG GTTATACTCCGACTACCTTTACTTTGGTATTACCAATAAGTCTGCGGAGGATTTCCACGAGAAGGTGTCGGAATCGCTGCAGTTGTTCGAGGGGTGCCTTACAGAGTACACAATGCGCTCCTGTGTGTACAACATTACTCTCAACAATGCCATGCCA gTCCGATTGCGAATTGGCCTGTACATTTTGTATCTACTGGACTGGCTGACCGTCTTCAGCAGGGAACAGATTCTGGTCCTGAGGCTGGAGGACCACGCCTCCAATCGGAAATACACAATGCACAAAGTCTTTGACTTCCTGAACCTGG GGCCACTGACAAAAGAAATAGAGTCGGAGATCACGCGAAATCCAGCGTCCAACACCAGGAAGCCGGCCGACAAAAACCTGGGACCCATGCTGCCCATCACGAAAGAGATCCTGCGGGACTTTTACACGCCTTTCAACGAGGAACTGGCCAAAGTGCTGCGCAATGACTCCTTCCTCTGGGACAATAACTCAACCCTCTGA